One Chryseobacterium wanjuense genomic region harbors:
- a CDS encoding oxygenase MpaB family protein: MEITILQPRFKDSSHFKDFWIKGNGKELIDFSGAQPSFKDFEKFAPYYYHVDEIGDEVAKDVYLTKKFHEASREIEGYIRNGISENDDVPESVKKLLLQTQKIPDWLDYDLIKSGAELCMRSNLDSLISLRDYCLMGGYDYAYLNKPLIATEALKKGAVKRLSETLDFWVNVTRYDALEIHKKGYEFAIKTRLIHSYARLSIKKYYKNWDTENWGEPINSWDMMATYIGFSLVFLHSLKKLGNTFSPQEEKGIFHLWKYVGYLLGIPENLLPNDKKQATEYFYLWTSIQPPADKDSVLLAHSLLNESLENPILKYQFQRKNLRYLHICCTWFLLDDDVCRRLQIPDVANRNVFPYTKWFINKIYDKTVSRKARIRKGNKDQMKVLTDYLKITQNSNFH; the protein is encoded by the coding sequence ATGGAAATAACGATTTTACAACCACGATTCAAGGATTCATCACACTTCAAAGACTTTTGGATTAAAGGCAACGGAAAAGAGCTTATAGATTTTTCCGGAGCACAACCCAGCTTTAAAGATTTTGAAAAATTTGCACCCTACTATTATCATGTGGACGAAATCGGTGATGAAGTGGCAAAAGATGTTTATTTAACGAAAAAATTTCATGAAGCATCACGGGAAATCGAAGGTTATATCCGAAACGGCATTTCCGAGAATGATGATGTTCCTGAAAGTGTAAAAAAACTCCTTCTGCAGACTCAGAAAATTCCGGATTGGCTGGATTATGACCTGATTAAAAGCGGTGCAGAACTTTGCATGAGAAGCAATCTCGATTCATTGATTTCCCTGCGTGATTACTGCTTAATGGGTGGTTATGATTATGCTTATCTCAACAAACCGTTAATCGCGACGGAAGCCTTAAAAAAAGGTGCCGTAAAAAGACTTTCCGAAACATTGGATTTTTGGGTGAATGTCACAAGATATGACGCTCTGGAAATTCATAAAAAAGGCTACGAATTTGCCATAAAAACCAGGTTGATTCATTCATACGCAAGACTTTCCATCAAAAAATATTATAAAAACTGGGACACGGAAAACTGGGGCGAACCCATCAATTCATGGGATATGATGGCGACTTATATTGGTTTCAGTCTCGTATTTCTTCATAGCTTAAAAAAGTTGGGCAATACCTTTTCGCCACAGGAAGAAAAAGGAATTTTCCATCTTTGGAAATACGTCGGATATTTGCTCGGCATCCCTGAAAACCTCCTTCCCAACGATAAAAAACAGGCAACGGAATATTTTTATCTATGGACTTCGATTCAGCCTCCCGCAGATAAAGATTCTGTGCTTCTCGCCCATTCCCTGCTCAACGAGTCTTTGGAAAATCCTATCTTAAAATATCAATTTCAGCGAAAAAATTTACGTTACCTTCACATTTGCTGTACCTGGTTTTTATTGGATGATGATGTTTGTAGAAGACTGCAGATTCCGGATGTCGCCAACAGAAACGTCTTCCCTTACACAAAATGGTTCATCAACAAAATTTATGACAAAACCGTAAGCAGAAAAGCCAGAATCCGGAAAGGAAATAAAGATCAAATGAAGGTTTTAACGGATTATCTTAAGATTACACAAAACTCTAATTTTCATTAA
- a CDS encoding helix-turn-helix domain-containing protein has product MKICSQNIRKIRRSKDLTQEYMAFEMGISQKAYSDIENAKVKINLEILTKISDILDIKPSEICSISDKCANEFEDKYHGLLEYMKKNDISIPKEYL; this is encoded by the coding sequence ATGAAAATTTGCAGTCAAAACATCAGAAAAATCAGACGGAGTAAGGATCTTACTCAGGAATATATGGCTTTTGAAATGGGTATTTCACAAAAAGCTTACTCTGATATTGAAAACGCTAAAGTGAAGATCAATCTGGAAATTCTCACGAAAATTTCTGATATTCTTGACATTAAGCCTTCTGAAATATGCAGCATCTCGGATAAGTGCGCCAATGAGTTTGAGGATAAATATCATGGTCTTCTGGAGTATATGAAAAAGAATGATATTTCTATTCCGAAAGAATATTTGTAA
- a CDS encoding GreA/GreB family elongation factor has translation MSDNIIVTTGIYDAIKDTLRRKKVTVLEEKRLAEELRKAKQVLRRDLPSDVVTVDRKVTIKDHTQNFEHEYIFVATTKAKPAKNKYSILSDIALATVGYKVGDIIDWPFKDGERKIEILKVEPWQG, from the coding sequence ATGTCAGATAATATTATTGTAACAACCGGAATTTATGATGCGATAAAAGATACCTTGAGAAGAAAAAAAGTAACTGTTTTAGAAGAAAAGAGACTTGCAGAAGAACTTAGAAAAGCAAAACAGGTTTTGAGAAGAGACCTGCCTTCTGACGTCGTGACGGTTGATCGAAAGGTAACGATTAAGGATCATACGCAAAATTTCGAACATGAATATATTTTTGTGGCAACTACAAAAGCGAAGCCCGCAAAAAATAAATATTCAATTTTATCAGATATTGCCCTTGCTACCGTTGGATACAAGGTTGGAGATATCATCGATTGGCCTTTCAAAGATGGGGAAAGAAAAATTGAAATCTTAAAAGTAGAACCTTGGCAAGGGTAA
- a CDS encoding response regulator transcription factor, translated as MDNSEKKHPLVEVWNTYPGVRKENKAISVIPPIERIIGEMFAIGEFYYYVLNLTNSTISHHHENILKLHGLEEYPQNLKEIIDLTHPDDIEFIVKAEQKVVEKMMEIGKEHQLYLKPSYCFRMKTASGNYELFHHQAILTLEDEDRNLVQSINIHTNINHITKENPRTVLIAGFGPRNDFHQIKIENISSNNHFSGVNLTRRETEILSLIAKGYSGSEISKMLILSEHTVRTHRKNILTKTNSRNSKELLRKAFEWGLI; from the coding sequence ATGGACAATTCAGAAAAAAAACACCCTTTGGTAGAAGTATGGAATACTTATCCCGGTGTCAGAAAAGAAAATAAGGCTATTTCGGTCATACCTCCCATCGAGCGCATTATTGGGGAAATGTTCGCTATTGGTGAATTTTATTATTATGTGCTGAATCTTACCAACAGTACGATTTCCCATCATCATGAAAATATTTTAAAACTTCATGGTTTAGAAGAATATCCCCAAAATTTAAAGGAAATCATTGATCTTACCCATCCCGATGATATCGAATTTATTGTGAAAGCCGAGCAAAAAGTTGTCGAAAAAATGATGGAAATCGGTAAAGAACACCAGCTATATCTTAAGCCAAGTTACTGTTTCAGAATGAAAACCGCCTCCGGAAACTATGAACTTTTTCACCATCAGGCCATTCTTACACTGGAAGATGAAGATAGAAATCTGGTTCAGTCCATTAATATTCACACCAATATCAATCATATTACGAAAGAAAATCCTCGTACGGTTTTAATTGCGGGATTTGGACCCAGAAATGACTTCCATCAAATAAAAATTGAAAATATTTCTTCAAATAATCATTTTTCCGGAGTAAATTTAACCCGAAGAGAGACTGAAATTTTATCTCTTATTGCAAAAGGGTACTCAGGATCCGAAATTTCCAAAATGCTTATCCTTTCTGAACATACCGTCCGTACCCATCGGAAAAATATTTTAACAAAAACCAATTCGAGAAACAGCAAAGAACTTTTGAGAAAGGCTTTCGAATGGGGGCTTATTTAA
- the htpG gene encoding molecular chaperone HtpG, which produces MTKGNINVSVENIFPLIKKFLYSDHEIFLRELISNATDATLKLKHLTSIGEAKVEYGNPKLEVKIDKENKTLRIIDQGIGMTGEEVQKYINQVAFSGAEEFLEKYKDTAKDSGIIGHFGLGFYSAFMVAEKVEILTKSYKDEPAVRWICDGSPEFTLEETTDKTDRGTEIILHIAEDSTEFLDEGKIRELLLKYNKFMPVPIKFGTRTHTLPLPEDAPEDAVAETEEVDNIINNPTPAWTIAPNELTNEDYMKFYHELYPMQFEEPLFNIHLNVDYPFNLTGILFFPKLSNNLNIEKDKIQLYQNQVFVTDEVKGIVPDFLMLLRGVIDSPDIPLNVSRSYLQADGAVKKISSYITKKVADKMSSLINENCEDYEKKWNDIKIVIEYGIVTEEKFAEKADKFTLYPTTDGKYFLWNELEEKIKLNQTDKDGNLIVLYASNADEQHSYIQSAKDKGYEVLLLDSPIIPHVIQKLETSKEKISFVRVDADHINNLIKKDEPLISKLNETEKESLKKNVEEAINDTKFTVQLEDLDSNDAPFTITQPEFMRRMKDMQATGGGGMFGMGGFPEMYNLVVNSNSEFASQILKSENSEEKEGLIKYALDLAKLSQNLLKGKDLTDFIQRSYQNLNK; this is translated from the coding sequence ATGACTAAAGGAAATATTAATGTATCTGTGGAAAATATTTTCCCGCTTATCAAAAAATTTCTTTACAGTGACCACGAAATATTCCTGAGAGAATTGATTTCTAATGCAACGGATGCAACTTTAAAATTAAAGCATCTAACAAGCATTGGTGAAGCAAAAGTTGAATACGGAAATCCGAAACTGGAAGTTAAAATCGACAAAGAAAATAAAACGCTTCGCATCATAGATCAAGGAATTGGAATGACGGGTGAAGAAGTTCAAAAATACATCAACCAAGTGGCTTTTTCGGGAGCTGAAGAGTTTTTGGAAAAATACAAAGACACCGCGAAAGATTCGGGAATTATCGGTCATTTCGGACTTGGATTTTACTCTGCGTTTATGGTGGCAGAGAAAGTGGAAATCTTAACCAAATCTTACAAAGATGAGCCAGCCGTTCGTTGGATTTGCGATGGAAGTCCTGAATTTACTTTAGAAGAAACGACAGACAAAACCGACAGAGGAACAGAAATTATTCTTCATATTGCAGAAGATTCGACTGAATTTTTGGATGAAGGGAAAATCCGTGAATTGTTGTTGAAATATAACAAATTCATGCCGGTTCCGATTAAATTTGGTACAAGAACCCACACATTGCCTTTACCGGAAGACGCTCCGGAAGATGCCGTTGCAGAAACGGAAGAAGTTGATAATATCATCAACAACCCTACTCCAGCGTGGACGATTGCTCCCAATGAACTAACGAATGAAGATTATATGAAATTCTACCACGAATTGTACCCGATGCAGTTTGAGGAGCCATTATTTAATATTCATTTGAATGTTGATTATCCGTTTAATCTGACGGGGATTTTATTCTTCCCGAAACTGAGCAATAATTTAAATATTGAAAAAGATAAAATTCAACTCTATCAAAATCAAGTATTTGTAACGGATGAGGTGAAAGGTATCGTTCCTGATTTCTTAATGCTTCTTCGTGGAGTTATTGATTCTCCGGATATTCCGTTGAATGTTTCTCGTTCTTACTTACAGGCAGATGGTGCGGTGAAGAAAATTTCGTCTTACATCACGAAAAAGGTTGCCGACAAAATGTCTTCTCTCATCAACGAAAACTGTGAAGATTATGAGAAAAAATGGAATGACATTAAAATCGTTATCGAATATGGAATCGTAACGGAAGAGAAATTTGCTGAAAAGGCAGATAAATTCACATTATATCCAACAACAGACGGAAAATATTTCTTGTGGAATGAATTGGAAGAAAAAATTAAATTAAACCAGACCGATAAAGATGGAAATTTAATCGTTCTTTATGCTTCAAATGCTGATGAACAACACAGTTATATTCAGTCTGCGAAGGATAAAGGGTATGAAGTTCTTCTTTTGGATTCACCGATTATTCCTCACGTTATCCAAAAACTGGAAACTTCAAAAGAGAAAATTTCTTTTGTAAGAGTGGATGCAGATCATATCAATAATTTGATTAAAAAAGATGAACCCCTCATTTCTAAATTGAATGAAACGGAAAAAGAATCATTGAAAAAGAATGTTGAGGAAGCAATTAATGATACAAAATTCACGGTTCAGCTTGAGGATCTGGACAGCAATGATGCACCTTTCACGATCACTCAACCGGAATTTATGAGAAGAATGAAAGATATGCAGGCAACCGGCGGCGGCGGAATGTTTGGAATGGGCGGATTCCCGGAAATGTATAATCTGGTGGTGAATTCCAATAGTGAATTTGCGAGTCAGATTTTGAAATCTGAGAATTCGGAGGAAAAAGAAGGTTTGATTAAATACGCTTTGGATTTGGCTAAACTTTCTCAGAATTTATTGAAAGGAAAAGATCTGACAGACTTTATTCAAAGAAGTTATCAGAATCTGAATAAATAA
- a CDS encoding AMP-binding protein: protein MQINFNNLNINQLSFETEFEQKIKKFLEEWFSESETVRVQTSGSTGIPKVFDIEKKKMINSAEMTCDFLGLKEGNTALICLPVEYISGKMMIVRSMVKELRLIVVHPSTKPLEHINDEVDFCAMTPLQVENSLDKLHLIKNLIIGGAAVSESLKTKITQTLQFSNSPTRIFETYGMSETLSHIALKQIFPLTEDYFTVFENVTISRDERGCLKIFAPNLNAEVLQTNDLVEIKSDNKQFRFLGRIDNIINSGGAKIFPEQLESLVKKKIPNEVVFLGLNDESLGQKLILVIEGKESENLIEKISAMPFEKKFHKPKEIIFIEKIPRTPNGKINRIELTKIIGNK from the coding sequence ATGCAGATAAACTTCAATAATCTCAATATTAATCAATTATCTTTTGAAACGGAATTCGAACAGAAAATCAAAAAATTCCTGGAAGAATGGTTTTCCGAATCGGAGACGGTAAGGGTACAAACTTCCGGTTCTACGGGCATTCCGAAGGTTTTTGATATTGAGAAAAAGAAAATGATCAATTCCGCAGAAATGACTTGCGATTTTCTTGGATTAAAAGAAGGAAATACAGCATTGATTTGCCTTCCGGTAGAGTATATTTCGGGGAAAATGATGATCGTAAGATCGATGGTGAAAGAATTAAGATTAATTGTTGTTCATCCCTCTACAAAGCCTTTAGAGCATATCAACGATGAGGTTGATTTTTGTGCAATGACGCCGCTTCAGGTTGAAAATTCTTTGGATAAACTGCATTTAATTAAAAATTTAATCATCGGCGGGGCTGCAGTATCAGAAAGTTTGAAAACCAAAATCACTCAAACGCTCCAATTCTCCAATTCTCCAACCCGGATATTTGAAACCTATGGAATGTCTGAAACCCTTTCCCATATTGCTTTGAAACAAATTTTTCCTCTGACGGAAGATTATTTTACCGTTTTTGAAAATGTTACTATTTCTAGAGACGAAAGAGGATGTCTGAAAATTTTTGCACCCAATTTGAATGCTGAAGTTTTGCAAACTAATGATTTAGTTGAAATCAAATCTGACAATAAGCAATTTAGATTTTTGGGACGAATAGATAACATAATTAATTCCGGAGGAGCGAAAATTTTTCCTGAACAATTAGAATCATTAGTAAAGAAAAAAATTCCGAATGAAGTTGTATTTTTAGGCTTGAATGATGAAAGTTTGGGACAAAAATTGATATTGGTAATTGAAGGAAAAGAATCGGAAAATTTAATTGAAAAAATTTCAGCGATGCCGTTTGAAAAAAAATTTCACAAGCCGAAAGAGATTATTTTTATCGAAAAAATCCCAAGAACTCCGAATGGGAAAATCAACCGAATCGAATTAACTAAAATTATCGGTAATAAATAA
- the arfB gene encoding alternative ribosome rescue aminoacyl-tRNA hydrolase ArfB, whose amino-acid sequence MKDFSKELSFKTSRSSGAGGQNVNKVETAVTVLWNVGESEFFNEDQKLLIQNKLKNRINAEGFLFLTVSESRTQLMNKNKAIEKILEIVDKSLFIPKKRVATKPSKNQKQKRLDTKKKISEKKENRKFRY is encoded by the coding sequence ATGAAAGATTTTTCAAAAGAACTCAGTTTCAAAACCTCCCGCAGCAGCGGAGCAGGGGGGCAGAACGTTAATAAAGTTGAGACTGCTGTGACAGTGCTTTGGAATGTCGGTGAGTCTGAATTTTTTAATGAAGATCAAAAGCTTTTAATTCAAAATAAACTAAAAAACAGGATCAATGCAGAAGGATTTTTATTCTTAACGGTTTCTGAAAGTAGAACGCAATTAATGAATAAAAACAAAGCCATTGAAAAAATCCTGGAGATTGTAGATAAGTCTTTATTTATTCCTAAAAAGAGAGTGGCGACAAAACCCTCAAAAAATCAAAAACAAAAAAGGCTGGACACCAAGAAGAAAATTTCAGAGAAGAAAGAAAACAGGAAATTTAGATATTAG
- a CDS encoding acyloxyacyl hydrolase, with protein MIKKLITLGLFSISAMSFAQKVSLMPSVGYAWRTAEMPKGITYEERNYIKGLKKGVNFDISAYYHVNHILGVGLKFSNYSASSDGRLTVMDNQGNVVTGNVSTKDNITFFGPALMISNFSEQTRHKMFVDMGLGVISYTTKTGSVKGTGSNLGAELNFGYQYQVSKNFLIGPKLGLTAGTLSKMKFNGVTYEFGEEEKEGLHRVSLSAAATFRF; from the coding sequence ATGATTAAAAAACTAATAACACTGGGATTATTTTCAATCTCTGCAATGTCTTTTGCTCAAAAAGTTTCGCTTATGCCATCTGTTGGTTATGCCTGGAGAACGGCGGAGATGCCGAAAGGTATTACTTATGAAGAGAGAAATTATATTAAAGGATTAAAAAAAGGGGTCAATTTTGACATTTCTGCTTACTATCATGTTAATCATATCTTAGGAGTTGGGTTGAAATTTTCCAACTACAGCGCATCAAGCGATGGAAGATTAACTGTGATGGATAACCAGGGAAATGTTGTTACCGGGAATGTAAGTACAAAAGATAATATTACATTTTTTGGTCCGGCTTTGATGATTTCAAATTTCAGCGAACAAACCAGGCACAAAATGTTTGTTGATATGGGATTAGGAGTTATTTCCTATACAACAAAAACGGGTAGTGTAAAAGGGACGGGCTCTAATTTGGGAGCTGAGCTTAATTTCGGTTACCAGTACCAAGTCTCCAAAAACTTCTTAATCGGTCCAAAACTGGGACTTACTGCCGGAACGCTTAGTAAAATGAAGTTCAACGGCGTTACGTATGAATTTGGCGAAGAAGAAAAAGAAGGTTTACACAGAGTTTCTTTGAGTGCAGCCGCTACATTCCGTTTTTAA
- a CDS encoding alkaline phosphatase family protein, with protein sequence MKKIFFFLALAVGLVKAQDNSKHVVLISVDGLRPEFYLDAEWSMVNLRQMMKKGAYANGVRGSFPTVTYPSHTTMVSGVLPAKHGIYYNTPVQPLGITGEWFWFYKDIKVPTIFTAAKEAGLTTAGVSWPVTVGAPITYNLPEYVYLPKNKGEKKDEVKAMSMESTPKELFQEVQDYAVGKFAEYGASLDYAVTDQNKARMAAYILKRYKPSFLALHIAATDHFEHEQGREGDKVRSAVVGADVAIKTLIDAATAAGIQDNTTFIITGDHGFVDIHTQFNPNVMLAKAGLYNNDKKEEWKAYFQASGGSAFLHLKNPNDKATLNKVNELLNNLPDGYKKLFHVLNKQQVAEAQGDPTASLALAAYQGVSFGATATGELLKAADGGTHGYLPTDFKEIQTGFVAFGRNIKEGTVIPLMGQEDIAPLIAYLLNLNLKTDGVLYPGLLKK encoded by the coding sequence ATGAAAAAAATATTCTTTTTTCTTGCTCTCGCAGTGGGATTGGTAAAAGCCCAGGATAATTCTAAACATGTGGTTTTGATAAGTGTAGATGGTTTGAGACCTGAATTTTATCTGGATGCGGAATGGTCTATGGTAAATCTGAGACAAATGATGAAAAAAGGAGCTTATGCCAACGGTGTACGAGGTTCTTTTCCTACCGTTACTTATCCGTCGCATACTACGATGGTGAGTGGTGTATTGCCTGCAAAACATGGTATTTATTACAACACCCCGGTTCAACCTTTGGGAATTACAGGAGAATGGTTTTGGTTTTATAAAGATATCAAGGTACCTACTATTTTCACTGCTGCGAAAGAAGCCGGTCTTACTACCGCGGGTGTGAGCTGGCCGGTAACAGTAGGAGCCCCAATTACTTACAACTTACCAGAATACGTTTATCTTCCTAAAAATAAAGGAGAAAAAAAGGACGAAGTAAAAGCTATGAGCATGGAATCCACTCCTAAAGAGCTTTTCCAGGAGGTTCAGGATTATGCTGTAGGAAAATTTGCGGAATATGGTGCAAGTTTAGATTATGCGGTAACTGACCAAAACAAAGCCAGAATGGCTGCCTATATTTTGAAAAGATATAAACCTTCATTTTTAGCTCTTCACATCGCGGCCACCGATCATTTCGAGCACGAACAGGGAAGAGAAGGCGATAAAGTGCGTTCTGCAGTTGTGGGCGCAGATGTTGCTATTAAAACATTGATCGATGCCGCTACGGCAGCAGGAATTCAGGATAACACGACATTTATCATAACTGGAGATCATGGTTTTGTGGATATCCATACACAATTCAACCCGAATGTAATGCTGGCAAAGGCCGGACTGTACAACAACGATAAAAAAGAAGAGTGGAAAGCTTATTTTCAGGCAAGCGGAGGATCGGCATTTTTACATTTGAAAAATCCTAATGATAAGGCTACATTAAATAAAGTAAATGAACTTCTGAACAATCTCCCAGACGGATACAAAAAACTTTTCCACGTTCTGAATAAACAGCAGGTTGCAGAAGCGCAGGGCGATCCGACGGCATCATTAGCTTTAGCAGCTTATCAGGGGGTAAGTTTCGGGGCTACAGCAACAGGAGAATTATTAAAAGCAGCAGACGGAGGAACACACGGTTATCTTCCAACTGATTTTAAAGAGATCCAGACAGGTTTCGTTGCTTTCGGAAGAAATATTAAAGAAGGAACAGTAATTCCTTTAATGGGACAGGAAGATATCGCACCGTTAATTGCTTATTTATTAAATCTTAATTTAAAAACAGACGGAGTTCTTTATCCGGGATTATTGAAGAAATAA
- the recA gene encoding recombinase RecA, with the protein MSNIDDKKKALALVLDKLDKTYGKGTVMTLGENSVDNTIEVIPSGSLGLDIALGVGGYPRGRIIEIYGPESSGKTTLTLHAIAEAQKAGGIAAFIDAEHAFDRTYAAKLGIDLENLIISQPDNGEQALEIADNLIRSGAIDIVVIDSVAALTPKAEIEGEMGDSKMGLHARLMSQALRKLTATISRTKCTVIFINQLREKIGVMFGNPETTTGGNALKFYASVRVDIRKASAPIKNGDEAIGSRVKVKIVKNKVAPPFKQAEFDIMYGEGVSKTGEILDQAVELGIVKKSGSWFSYEETKLGQGRDAVKDVLKDNPELAEELENKIKEELKNKAK; encoded by the coding sequence ATGAGTAATATTGATGATAAGAAAAAAGCACTTGCACTGGTGCTTGACAAACTAGATAAAACATACGGAAAAGGTACTGTAATGACGTTGGGAGAAAACTCTGTCGACAATACTATTGAGGTAATTCCTTCAGGATCTTTGGGATTGGACATCGCTCTTGGAGTAGGTGGATACCCGAGAGGAAGAATTATCGAAATCTACGGTCCTGAATCTTCAGGTAAAACAACTTTAACACTTCACGCCATTGCAGAAGCTCAGAAAGCAGGAGGAATTGCAGCATTTATCGATGCGGAGCATGCTTTCGACAGAACTTATGCCGCAAAACTGGGCATCGATTTAGAAAACCTAATTATCTCTCAGCCGGACAACGGTGAACAGGCTTTGGAAATTGCCGATAACCTGATCCGTTCAGGAGCAATTGATATCGTCGTTATCGACTCTGTAGCAGCATTAACTCCAAAAGCGGAGATTGAAGGTGAAATGGGAGATTCTAAAATGGGTCTTCACGCAAGATTGATGTCTCAGGCATTGAGAAAATTAACAGCAACTATTTCCAGAACAAAATGTACGGTAATCTTCATCAACCAGTTGAGAGAAAAAATCGGTGTAATGTTTGGAAACCCTGAAACAACAACAGGTGGTAATGCTTTGAAATTCTACGCGTCTGTAAGAGTGGACATCAGAAAAGCAAGTGCCCCGATCAAAAACGGAGATGAAGCGATCGGAAGCCGCGTGAAAGTGAAAATCGTGAAAAATAAAGTAGCGCCACCTTTCAAACAAGCAGAATTTGATATCATGTATGGAGAAGGTGTTTCTAAAACAGGAGAAATCCTTGATCAGGCGGTAGAATTAGGAATTGTGAAGAAAAGCGGTTCTTGGTTCAGCTATGAAGAAACTAAGCTGGGGCAAGGTCGTGATGCCGTGAAGGATGTGTTAAAAGACAATCCTGAACTTGCTGAGGAATTGGAAAACAAAATCAAAGAGGAATTGAAAAACAAAGCAAAATAA
- a CDS encoding deoxyhypusine synthase family protein — translation MNKPITEFIEKYYLHFNAAALVDASKGYVAHLKEGGKMMITLAGAMSTAELGKILAEMIRQDKVDFISCTGANLEEDLMNLVAHSHYERVPHYRDLTAQDEWDLLERGLNRVTDTCIPEEEAFRRLQKHIVEIWKDAEAKGERYFPHEFMYKMILSGVLEQYYEIPRENSWMIAAAEKNLPIVVPGWEDSTMGNIFASYCIKGELKATTMKSGIEYMTYLADWYTKNSGGKGVGFFQIGGGIAGDFPICVVPMLYQDMEMHDIPFWSYFCQISDSTTSYGSYSGAVPNEKITWGKLDITTPKFIVESDATICAPLMFSYILEN, via the coding sequence ATGAATAAACCGATTACCGAATTCATAGAAAAATATTACCTGCACTTCAATGCAGCTGCGTTGGTGGATGCCTCTAAAGGTTACGTTGCACACCTTAAAGAAGGTGGAAAGATGATGATCACTTTGGCAGGGGCAATGTCTACTGCGGAGTTGGGAAAAATCCTTGCAGAAATGATTCGTCAGGATAAAGTAGATTTTATTTCTTGTACAGGAGCCAATCTTGAAGAAGATTTGATGAATCTTGTGGCACATTCTCATTACGAAAGAGTTCCTCATTACAGAGATTTAACGGCTCAGGATGAGTGGGATCTTTTGGAAAGAGGTTTAAATAGAGTTACAGATACATGTATCCCGGAAGAAGAAGCTTTCAGAAGGTTACAGAAACATATTGTTGAAATCTGGAAAGATGCAGAAGCAAAGGGAGAAAGATATTTCCCGCACGAATTTATGTATAAAATGATCCTTTCAGGAGTGTTGGAACAGTATTACGAAATTCCGAGAGAAAACTCTTGGATGATCGCTGCGGCGGAGAAAAACTTGCCGATCGTAGTTCCGGGATGGGAAGATTCTACCATGGGTAACATCTTCGCTTCTTACTGCATCAAAGGAGAATTGAAGGCTACGACTATGAAATCAGGGATCGAATACATGACTTATCTGGCAGATTGGTACACAAAAAATTCAGGTGGAAAAGGAGTGGGGTTCTTCCAGATCGGTGGAGGTATCGCAGGAGATTTCCCGATCTGTGTGGTTCCGATGTTGTATCAGGATATGGAAATGCATGATATTCCGTTCTGGTCATATTTCTGTCAGATTTCAGATTCTACGACTTCTTACGGTTCGTACTCGGGAGCAGTTCCGAACGAGAAAATCACTTGGGGTAAACTGGATATCACTACACCGAAATTTATCGTTGAAAGTGATGCTACGATCTGTGCACCATTAATGTTCTCTTATATTTTAGAGAATTAA
- a CDS encoding MGMT family protein, whose amino-acid sequence MDEIFKKQVWEITKLVPKGRVTSYGAIAKAVGYPNHSRHVGKAMGGCPKDVPAHRVISSSGTLSVPEFQKRLEAEGIVVENFRIKNFKKLFWDPLTEL is encoded by the coding sequence ATGGACGAAATATTCAAAAAACAAGTCTGGGAAATCACAAAATTAGTTCCCAAAGGAAGAGTAACAAGTTATGGAGCGATTGCCAAAGCAGTCGGTTATCCGAATCATTCGCGTCACGTAGGAAAAGCGATGGGAGGTTGCCCGAAAGATGTTCCTGCACATCGTGTAATTTCCAGTTCGGGAACTTTATCTGTTCCGGAGTTTCAGAAAAGATTAGAAGCCGAAGGAATTGTTGTTGAGAATTTTAGAATTAAAAATTTTAAGAAGCTGTTTTGGGATCCGTTGACGGAGTTATAA